The Kocuria sp. TGY1127_2 genome includes a window with the following:
- a CDS encoding helix-turn-helix transcriptional regulator, whose protein sequence is MLTIASRVDVMNRLGRAMSDPTRSRILLSLLDEPGYPARLARELELTRTNVSNHLSCLRGCGIVVAEPEGRQTRYEIADPHIAAALTALVDVTLAVDESAPCLDPECSVPGCCDADGAVR, encoded by the coding sequence ATGCTGACCATTGCTTCACGCGTCGACGTCATGAACCGCCTCGGCCGCGCCATGTCCGACCCGACACGCTCACGGATCTTGCTGTCCCTCCTCGATGAGCCTGGGTACCCGGCAAGACTCGCCCGGGAGCTCGAGCTAACGCGCACGAATGTGTCGAACCATCTGTCCTGCCTGCGGGGCTGCGGGATCGTCGTCGCCGAGCCCGAGGGCCGGCAGACCCGCTACGAGATCGCCGACCCGCACATCGCCGCAGCCCTGACCGCGCTCGTGGACGTGACGCTGGCGGTGGACGAGAGCGCACCGTGCTTGGACCCGGAGTGCTCGGTGCCCGGCTGCTGCGACGCCGACGGGGCTGTGCGATGA
- a CDS encoding cation-translocating P-type ATPase: MNDECCGVDEPRHPRAENRRSSLQPIGTDAPRASGDACCGPETVPAAVHDDGDACCGPDPARSPSEPGAEPESRPPWWRDLALLPSAVAGLFLVAGYALDWSDLDVAALVTQWIALLAGAWTFVPGAVRRLIRGRLGVGLLMTIAAVGAVLLGHVAEAAALAFLFSLAETLEDRAMDRAKEGLRALLSLVPQTARVSRMGGVATVPVADLRELDLLVIGAGEHVPTDGVVAEGRSSVDASAVTGESIPVEVGPGDPVPAGAVNGSGSLLVEATADGRDNSLTQIVALVEQAHARKGERARLADRIARPLVPAVLVAAALVALLGLVVGDPWTWVERALVVLVAASPCAMAIAVPVTVISAIGSASRFGVVIKSGAAFEQFGTIRTVAFDKTGTLTQGQPQVTETRTAPGGSQQDVLAWAAALEATSTHPLAAAITAAAPDSPAASEVAEDAGHGIAGRVTGRFVRVGSPRWIAPAGLRTDADELAEMGMTVVVVEADGEVAGLIGVRDELRPEATETVRMLHDQGIGTVMLTGDDARTARALAAQACIDDVRAELLPADKAEAITGLAAARPTAMVGDGINDSPALATATVGIAMGATGSAAAVESADIAFTGHDLRLIPAAFAHARRGRRIMTANIVLALAIIVVLFPLALFGVLGLAGVVLVHEVAEVVVILNGVRAARRPIAASRGLPAASDLQPAHGTKANR, encoded by the coding sequence ATGAACGATGAGTGCTGCGGCGTCGACGAGCCGCGCCATCCGAGGGCGGAAAACCGCCGCTCGTCCCTGCAGCCGATCGGCACGGACGCACCCAGGGCATCGGGCGATGCCTGCTGCGGGCCAGAGACCGTCCCGGCTGCGGTACACGACGACGGCGACGCCTGCTGCGGGCCAGACCCGGCGCGGAGCCCATCGGAACCTGGCGCGGAACCGGAGTCCCGCCCGCCGTGGTGGAGGGACCTCGCCCTGCTCCCCTCAGCGGTCGCCGGCCTGTTCCTCGTCGCCGGGTACGCGCTGGACTGGTCCGACCTGGACGTCGCCGCGCTGGTGACCCAGTGGATCGCGCTGCTGGCCGGCGCGTGGACGTTCGTGCCCGGCGCGGTGCGCCGCCTGATCCGTGGACGGCTCGGCGTCGGCCTGCTGATGACGATCGCCGCGGTCGGCGCGGTGCTGCTCGGCCACGTCGCCGAAGCCGCCGCCCTGGCTTTCCTGTTCTCCCTGGCCGAGACCCTGGAGGATCGGGCGATGGACCGCGCCAAGGAGGGACTGCGCGCGCTGCTCTCGCTGGTCCCGCAGACCGCCCGCGTCTCCCGCATGGGCGGAGTCGCGACCGTGCCGGTGGCCGACCTCCGCGAACTCGACCTGCTCGTGATCGGAGCCGGTGAGCATGTCCCGACCGATGGCGTGGTCGCCGAGGGCCGCTCGAGCGTCGACGCCTCCGCCGTGACCGGGGAGTCGATCCCCGTGGAGGTAGGACCGGGCGACCCCGTGCCAGCAGGCGCGGTGAACGGGTCCGGGTCCCTGCTGGTCGAGGCGACCGCAGACGGACGGGACAACTCGCTGACACAGATCGTCGCCCTGGTCGAGCAGGCCCACGCCCGCAAGGGAGAGCGCGCCCGGCTGGCCGACCGGATCGCCCGTCCCCTCGTCCCTGCCGTCCTCGTCGCCGCGGCCCTGGTCGCGCTGCTCGGGCTCGTCGTCGGCGACCCGTGGACCTGGGTCGAACGGGCCCTCGTCGTCCTCGTCGCGGCGTCGCCGTGCGCGATGGCGATCGCCGTGCCGGTCACCGTCATCAGCGCGATCGGGTCCGCCTCAAGGTTCGGCGTCGTCATCAAGTCCGGGGCCGCCTTCGAGCAGTTCGGCACCATCCGCACGGTCGCCTTCGACAAGACCGGCACCCTCACCCAGGGCCAGCCGCAGGTGACCGAGACCCGCACCGCGCCGGGCGGCAGCCAACAGGACGTCCTCGCGTGGGCGGCGGCCCTCGAGGCGACCAGCACCCATCCCCTGGCGGCGGCGATCACAGCGGCCGCGCCGGACTCCCCGGCGGCGAGCGAGGTGGCCGAGGACGCCGGGCACGGCATCGCCGGCCGGGTCACCGGCCGTTTCGTCAGGGTCGGCAGTCCACGCTGGATCGCCCCGGCCGGCCTGCGGACCGACGCCGACGAGCTGGCCGAAATGGGCATGACGGTCGTCGTGGTGGAAGCCGACGGTGAGGTCGCCGGCCTGATCGGCGTGCGCGACGAACTCCGCCCCGAGGCCACCGAGACCGTGCGCATGCTCCACGACCAGGGAATCGGCACGGTCATGCTCACCGGCGACGACGCCCGCACCGCCCGCGCCCTGGCCGCCCAGGCCTGCATCGACGACGTCCGCGCCGAACTGCTGCCAGCCGACAAGGCGGAGGCGATCACAGGTCTGGCCGCAGCGCGGCCGACGGCGATGGTCGGCGACGGCATCAACGACTCCCCCGCGCTGGCCACCGCGACCGTGGGCATCGCGATGGGAGCCACCGGTTCCGCGGCCGCGGTGGAATCCGCCGACATCGCCTTCACCGGCCACGATCTGCGCCTGATCCCCGCCGCGTTCGCGCATGCTCGCAGAGGCCGGCGCATCATGACGGCCAACATCGTCCTCGCGCTGGCGATCATCGTCGTCCTGTTCCCGCTCGCCCTCTTCGGGGTGCTCGGCCTGGCCGGAGTCGTCCTCGTCCACGAGGTTGCCGAGGTCGTCGTCATCCTCAATGGCGTACGCGCCGCGCGCAGGCCCATCGCGGCGAGCCGAGGGCTGCCTGCAGCCTCGGACCTCCAGCCGGCGCACGGGACGAAGGCGAACCGATGA
- a CDS encoding MerR family transcriptional regulator gives MKISEVSERTGVPASTLRYYERLGILAADRSPNGYRDFDGGHLERLDFITAAKRLGLELPEIRRLIELVDDGTCTGVKATLQPLLAEQIAAVEQQLRSLTRLQDQLRQARDHVDGCPDSDEPCRSECAFRAFAGTAAQQG, from the coding sequence ATGAAGATCTCCGAGGTCTCCGAGCGCACCGGGGTGCCTGCGAGCACGCTGCGTTACTACGAGCGCCTCGGCATTCTCGCAGCGGACCGGAGCCCGAACGGGTACCGGGACTTCGACGGGGGCCACCTCGAGCGGCTGGACTTCATCACCGCGGCGAAGCGGCTCGGCCTCGAGCTGCCCGAGATTCGCCGGCTCATCGAGCTCGTCGACGACGGGACCTGCACGGGGGTGAAGGCAACGCTGCAGCCGCTGCTGGCCGAGCAGATCGCTGCCGTTGAGCAACAGCTTCGGTCACTGACACGGCTGCAGGACCAGCTGCGGCAGGCGCGGGACCACGTCGACGGCTGCCCCGACAGTGACGAGCCCTGCCGGTCGGAGTGCGCATTCAGGGCCTTCGCCGGAACGGCTGCCCAGCAGGGCTGA
- a CDS encoding CueP family metal-binding protein: MTNIYPREELDMTPTLAAPIRPSRSRQGLGATITALAASAVLLLSGCAGADPSPSAGSDQSLVAHHGLDGLDAREIIKRLDTMPVIDRSTELMASIEPDQLVLTDDQNNQTTLPMPEDDFYVSIAPYLEQTHECYFHSLTTCLGELANTDVDVTVVNTTSGETILEDSLTTYDNGFIGLWLPRGIDATLTVSTEDRTAKQDISTRLDDPTCLTTLQLT, encoded by the coding sequence ATGACCAACATCTACCCGAGAGAAGAGCTCGATATGACCCCTACCCTTGCCGCACCAATCCGACCCTCCAGAAGCCGGCAGGGACTCGGCGCGACCATAACCGCGCTGGCAGCCAGCGCCGTCCTCCTGCTCAGCGGCTGCGCCGGTGCTGACCCATCCCCTTCCGCAGGATCCGATCAGTCTCTGGTAGCCCACCACGGCCTCGATGGCCTGGACGCCCGGGAAATCATCAAGCGTCTTGACACGATGCCGGTCATAGACCGCTCAACCGAACTCATGGCTTCGATCGAGCCCGACCAACTCGTCCTCACCGACGATCAGAACAACCAAACCACTCTGCCGATGCCAGAGGACGACTTCTACGTCTCTATCGCCCCGTATCTCGAGCAGACCCACGAGTGCTACTTCCACAGCCTCACTACCTGTCTCGGCGAGCTCGCCAACACTGACGTCGATGTCACAGTGGTCAACACGACGTCGGGCGAGACCATCCTCGAAGATTCGCTCACGACTTACGACAACGGATTCATCGGACTCTGGCTGCCCCGCGGTATTGATGCGACGCTCACGGTCAGCACCGAAGACCGCACCGCGAAACAGGACATCTCGACCCGCCTCGACGACCCCACCTGCTTAACCACTCTCCAACTGACGTGA
- a CDS encoding bile acid:sodium symporter has product MLALLLYATFLSIPFGRLGRAFKDWRFLTTVLVVNFVLVPLVVWPLSRIVAGDQALFVGVLFVLLTPCIDYVIVFSGLAGGDEERLLAAAPLLMIAQMLLLPLYLWIFIDAEFVGSVEFGPFVEAFVLIIALPLVAAALTQLAAARWRIGRRVEEIVMGAMVPLMVATLAVVVASQVAGVSARSGSLLLAVPVFVLFAAVMVPVGMLVSRAAGLDVPGRRAVVFSGATRNSLVVLPLVLALPAAFDLAPLVVVTQTLVELVAMVVFVRFVPLLVPELVPAADASA; this is encoded by the coding sequence GTGCTGGCGCTTCTGCTCTACGCCACGTTCCTCAGCATCCCGTTCGGCAGGCTCGGCCGGGCATTCAAGGACTGGCGCTTCCTCACGACGGTCCTCGTCGTCAACTTCGTCCTGGTGCCGCTGGTCGTCTGGCCGCTGTCGCGGATCGTCGCCGGCGACCAGGCGCTGTTCGTCGGGGTGCTGTTCGTGCTGCTGACCCCGTGTATCGACTACGTCATCGTCTTTTCCGGCCTCGCGGGCGGCGACGAGGAGCGCCTCCTGGCGGCGGCCCCGCTGCTGATGATCGCCCAGATGCTCCTGCTGCCGCTGTACCTGTGGATCTTCATCGACGCGGAGTTCGTCGGCTCCGTCGAGTTCGGTCCCTTCGTCGAGGCCTTCGTCCTGATCATCGCCCTGCCGCTGGTCGCCGCCGCGCTCACGCAGCTCGCCGCCGCCCGATGGCGCATCGGGCGCAGGGTCGAAGAGATCGTCATGGGCGCGATGGTGCCGCTGATGGTCGCCACCCTGGCGGTCGTGGTCGCCTCGCAGGTCGCCGGGGTGAGCGCCCGGTCCGGCTCCCTGCTCCTGGCGGTGCCGGTCTTCGTCCTCTTCGCGGCCGTCATGGTGCCGGTGGGGATGCTGGTCAGCCGCGCGGCGGGCCTCGACGTGCCCGGCAGGCGCGCCGTCGTGTTCAGCGGCGCGACTCGGAACTCGCTCGTCGTGCTCCCGCTGGTGCTCGCGTTGCCCGCGGCGTTTGACCTGGCACCGCTGGTCGTGGTCACCCAGACGCTCGTCGAGCTCGTCGCCATGGTCGTGTTCGTCCGGTTCGTGCCGCTGCTGGTGCCGGAACTCGTGCCGGCTGCCGACGCGTCCGCGTAG